A section of the Clostridium felsineum DSM 794 genome encodes:
- a CDS encoding Ig-like domain-containing protein: MRENKNKCILIILFVIGTLFLLGNNKVYAKNNDVNGSSRHIMALDTPANGSTINDNLVIQGWALNSSGIKEVKVFVDGNYIVNAQLGILRNDVARVYPGYPNNKNSGFLSILSKNAFTVGTHTVKVQATGNDGLVEEKTSNFNLNYRAPIMALDTPANNSTLTDNLVIQGWALNSSGIREVKVFVDGNYIVNAQLSISRNDVTNAYPGYPHNVNAGFLSILSKNAFTQGNHTVKVQAIGNDGDVTEKTSNFNLNYRAPIMALDTPANNSTLTDNLVIQGWALNSSGIREVKVFVDGNYIVNAQLSISRNDVTNAYPGYPHNVNAGFLSILSKNAFTQGNHTVKVQAIGNDGDVTEKTSNFNLNYRAPIMALDTPANNSTLTDNLVIQGWALNSSGIREVKVFVDSNYIVNAQLSISRNDVTNAYPSYPHNVNAGFLSILSKNAFAVGNHTVKIQAIGNDGNVVEKISNIQIAGNNSGNNIPYSRLLQYTNPMMHGDDVKEVQEKLNQLGYSSGNADGWFGQNTKNAIIKFQSAHGLSPDGIVGTNTWSKLFSSDSFYVTADQLRRIGWSNVTNNMLSDLNNCLKKFNITTTQRLRHFISQCSYESGCGIYTKELASGTQYEGRRDLGNIYPGDGPKYKGAGYIQLTGRANYQAFANYIGDQNVMTGCDYVAQNYPWLSAGFWWYSNRMNDLCDSGASVEVITHKVNGGYNGLSDRQIYYNRCAQIFN, encoded by the coding sequence ATGAGAGAAAATAAAAATAAATGTATCCTTATAATATTGTTTGTTATAGGAACTTTATTTTTATTAGGAAATAATAAAGTTTATGCAAAAAATAATGATGTAAATGGTAGCAGCCGGCACATAATGGCATTGGATACTCCGGCAAACGGTTCTACTATAAATGATAATCTTGTTATACAAGGCTGGGCTTTAAATTCATCTGGAATAAAGGAAGTCAAAGTATTTGTAGATGGTAATTACATTGTTAATGCGCAGCTTGGGATATTGAGGAATGATGTAGCTAGAGTATATCCTGGTTATCCTAATAATAAAAATTCAGGATTTTTGAGTATACTAAGTAAAAATGCTTTTACTGTAGGAACACATACTGTAAAGGTACAAGCTACTGGTAATGATGGTCTTGTTGAAGAAAAGACTTCCAACTTCAACTTAAACTATAGAGCACCTATAATGGCTCTTGATACCCCTGCAAATAATTCAACTTTAACTGACAATCTTGTTATTCAAGGTTGGGCTTTAAATTCTTCTGGAATTAGAGAAGTTAAAGTATTTGTAGATGGTAATTATATTGTTAATGCGCAGCTTTCTATATCGCGAAATGATGTAACAAACGCATATCCCGGCTATCCACACAACGTGAATGCAGGATTTTTAAGTATACTGAGTAAGAATGCTTTTACTCAAGGAAATCATACAGTGAAAGTACAAGCTATCGGTAATGATGGTGATGTTACTGAAAAAACCTCTAATTTTAACTTAAACTATAGAGCACCTATAATGGCTCTTGATACTCCTGCAAATAATTCAACTTTAACTGATAATCTTGTTATTCAAGGTTGGGCTTTAAATTCTTCTGGAATTAGAGAAGTTAAAGTATTTGTAGATGGTAATTATATTGTTAATGCGCAGCTTTCTATATCGCGAAATGATGTGACAAACGCATATCCTGGCTATCCACACAACGTGAATGCAGGATTTTTAAGTATACTGAGTAAGAATGCTTTTACTCAAGGAAATCATACAGTAAAAGTACAAGCTATCGGTAATGATGGTGATGTTACTGAAAAAACTTCTAATTTTAACTTAAACTATAGAGCACCTATAATGGCTCTTGATACTCCTGCAAATAATTCAACTTTAACTGATAATCTTGTCATTCAAGGTTGGGCTTTAAATTCTTCTGGAATTAGAGAAGTTAAAGTATTTGTAGATAGCAATTATATTGTTAATGCACAGCTTTCTATATCACGAAATGATGTGACAAATGCTTATCCTAGTTATCCTCACAACGTAAACGCTGGATTTTTAAGCATACTGAGTAAGAACGCTTTTGCTGTGGGAAATCATACAGTAAAAATACAAGCTATTGGTAATGATGGTAATGTTGTTGAGAAAATTTCTAATATACAAATAGCTGGTAATAATAGTGGAAACAATATACCTTACTCAAGATTATTACAGTACACCAATCCTATGATGCATGGGGATGACGTAAAAGAAGTTCAAGAAAAATTGAATCAATTAGGTTATAGTTCAGGTAACGCCGATGGATGGTTTGGCCAAAATACCAAAAATGCTATAATTAAATTTCAATCAGCACATGGACTTTCTCCTGATGGAATTGTAGGCACAAATACCTGGAGTAAATTATTTTCTTCAGATAGCTTTTATGTTACTGCTGACCAGCTTAGAAGAATTGGTTGGTCTAATGTTACAAATAACATGCTATCAGATTTAAATAATTGTCTAAAAAAATTCAATATAACTACAACTCAAAGATTGAGGCATTTTATAAGTCAATGTAGTTATGAATCTGGGTGTGGAATCTACACTAAGGAACTTGCAAGCGGAACACAATACGAAGGAAGACGTGATCTTGGGAACATATATCCAGGCGATGGTCCTAAATATAAAGGTGCTGGATATATTCAATTAACCGGAAGAGCAAATTATCAAGCTTTTGCAAATTATATTGGTGATCAAAATGTTATGACTGGTTGTGATTATGTTGCTCAAAATTATCCTTGGTTAAGTGCAGGTTTTTGGTGGTATTCAAACAGGATGAATGATCTTTGCGATTCAGGAGCTTCTGTTGAAGTCATTACTCATAAGGTAAATGGTGGATATAATGGTTTAAGTGATAGACAAATATACTATA
- a CDS encoding ABC-F family ATP-binding cassette domain-containing protein, producing the protein MNLITLENISKSYGEKTLLNKISFSINEGEKIGLIGINGTGKSTLLKVLCNLEDYDSGNIITSNNLSMSYLSQNEDFHDDATILEQIFKGNSKEMKLLRDYETSLESSSNHPEDKNIQEQLLKLTMQMDALNLWNMESSAKTILTKLGIKNFNAKIKTLSGGQKKRVALAETLITPSNLLVLDEPTNHLDNETIEWLEQYLSSTKSAVFMITHDRYFLDRISNKIFEIHAGDLYAYIGNYSLYLEKKLEREQIALSSKQKKDNLLRRELAWIRRGAKARSTKQKARIQRFDKLSNEKDEIIEDKIDISTAGSRLGKKVIEIKDINKSFNDSKIIDNFSFIFSKGDRLGIVGANGIGKSTLLNMISGKTSPDSGTIDLGATVKLGYFSQEISNMDEKLRVIEYIKEGAEFIRDSNDELISASKMLEKFLFSPEMQWTPIAKLSGGERKRLYLLRILMEAPNVLILDEPTNDLDIQTLTILEDYLQDFEGTIITVSHDRYFLDKLANKLLIFKGNGIIDYNTGNYSDYLDKIKSEEVEVRSINSTKNKQTKPEKAKSSKLKFSFKEKMEYEKIDSLIEETENKLNSIEDKINSAGSDYMLLEDLMVEKKNVEENLQHLYDRWEYLNELAEKIKNN; encoded by the coding sequence ATGAACTTAATAACTTTAGAAAATATATCAAAGAGTTATGGCGAAAAAACTCTTTTAAATAAAATCTCTTTTAGTATAAACGAAGGCGAAAAAATAGGTCTTATTGGTATTAATGGTACTGGAAAATCAACTTTACTCAAGGTTTTATGCAACCTAGAGGATTATGACAGCGGAAATATAATAACTTCAAATAATTTATCTATGAGCTATCTTTCTCAAAACGAGGATTTTCATGATGATGCTACTATATTAGAGCAAATTTTCAAAGGAAATTCTAAGGAAATGAAGCTCCTTCGAGATTATGAAACTTCTCTTGAAAGCTCTTCAAATCACCCTGAAGATAAAAATATACAAGAACAACTTCTAAAACTAACCATGCAAATGGACGCCTTAAATTTATGGAATATGGAGAGTAGTGCAAAAACCATACTTACTAAATTAGGTATAAAAAATTTTAATGCAAAAATAAAAACTTTATCAGGTGGTCAAAAAAAACGTGTTGCTCTTGCCGAAACACTTATAACTCCTTCAAATTTACTAGTTTTAGATGAACCGACAAATCATTTAGATAATGAAACTATAGAATGGCTTGAACAATACTTAAGTTCTACTAAAAGTGCTGTTTTTATGATTACTCATGATAGATATTTCCTTGATAGAATTTCAAACAAAATATTTGAAATACACGCAGGTGACCTCTATGCCTATATAGGTAACTACAGTTTATACCTTGAAAAAAAATTAGAAAGGGAACAAATTGCATTATCCTCCAAGCAAAAAAAAGATAACCTACTTAGACGAGAACTTGCTTGGATTAGACGAGGCGCAAAAGCTAGGTCAACAAAACAAAAAGCAAGAATTCAAAGGTTTGACAAACTAAGCAATGAGAAAGATGAAATAATTGAAGATAAAATAGATATTTCAACAGCTGGATCAAGACTTGGAAAAAAGGTAATCGAAATAAAAGATATCAATAAATCCTTTAATGACAGTAAAATCATAGACAATTTCAGCTTTATTTTTTCAAAAGGTGATAGGCTTGGTATTGTAGGTGCTAATGGTATTGGAAAATCCACACTTTTAAATATGATATCAGGTAAAACTTCTCCTGATAGTGGAACAATTGATTTAGGAGCAACGGTTAAACTTGGTTATTTCTCTCAAGAAATTTCAAATATGGACGAAAAACTTAGAGTAATTGAATACATCAAAGAAGGTGCAGAATTTATAAGAGATTCAAATGATGAACTTATAAGTGCCTCAAAAATGCTAGAAAAATTTTTATTTTCCCCTGAAATGCAGTGGACACCTATAGCAAAATTGTCTGGTGGTGAAAGAAAGCGTCTATACCTGCTTAGAATACTAATGGAAGCGCCAAACGTTCTTATTTTAGATGAGCCTACCAACGATCTTGATATACAAACTTTAACTATACTAGAAGACTATCTCCAAGATTTTGAAGGTACAATAATAACGGTATCCCATGATAGATATTTTCTTGATAAACTTGCAAATAAACTATTAATCTTCAAGGGAAATGGAATTATAGATTATAATACTGGAAATTATTCAGATTATCTAGATAAAATAAAATCAGAAGAAGTAGAAGTAAGATCTATTAATTCTACAAAAAACAAACAAACAAAACCTGAAAAAGCTAAATCATCAAAGTTAAAATTTTCATTCAAAGAAAAAATGGAATATGAAAAAATAGACTCATTGATAGAAGAAACTGAAAACAAATTAAATTCAATTGAAGATAAAATTAATTCTGCTGGAAGCGATTATATGCTTTTAGAAGACCTTATGGTTGAAAAAAAGAATGTAGAAGAAAATCTTCAACATTTATACGATAGATGGGAATATTTAAATGAATTAGCTGAAAAAATTAAAAATAACTAA